From one Streptomyces sp. CA-210063 genomic stretch:
- a CDS encoding MerR family transcriptional regulator, producing MTADESLGRLDDDDYPAYTMGRAAELLGTTPAFLRAIGEARLITPLRSEGGHRRYSRYQLRIAARARELVDQGTPIEAACRIIILEDQLEEAQRINAEYRRVGGSPNPSAAA from the coding sequence ATGACAGCAGACGAGTCACTGGGCCGTCTCGATGACGACGACTACCCCGCTTACACGATGGGCCGGGCCGCCGAACTGCTCGGTACCACTCCCGCATTTCTCCGCGCCATCGGCGAAGCACGACTGATCACACCCTTGCGCTCCGAGGGCGGGCACCGCCGCTACTCCCGCTACCAGCTGCGCATCGCAGCCCGCGCGCGTGAACTCGTCGACCAGGGCACCCCGATCGAGGCCGCCTGTCGGATCATCATCCTCGAAGACCAACTCGAAGAAGCTCAGCGCATCAACGCCGAATACCGCCGCGTCGGCGGATCGCCCAATCCATCGGCCGCGGCCTGA
- a CDS encoding GTP-binding protein, with protein sequence MVSAPSPMHGAHSVTPVEQPPLPVKLVIAGGFGVGKTTAVGSISDIRPLTTEAAITEVAAGVDDLTHTPGKTTTTVAMDFGCITIDPTLKLYLFGTPGQDRFGFMWDDLVEGALGGLVIVDTRRLDDCYAAVDYFEHKELPFAVAVNAFDGEVGHDLDEVRWALDISEHVPLIVFDARRTGSVRDALLVVLDIALSRAQEAAAT encoded by the coding sequence ATGGTCTCCGCGCCGTCCCCGATGCACGGGGCACACTCCGTGACTCCGGTTGAACAGCCTCCGCTGCCGGTCAAGTTGGTCATCGCCGGTGGCTTCGGGGTCGGCAAGACCACGGCCGTGGGCTCGATCTCCGACATACGACCGCTGACCACGGAGGCCGCCATCACCGAGGTCGCGGCCGGCGTGGACGATCTCACGCACACTCCGGGCAAGACCACCACCACGGTCGCCATGGACTTCGGCTGCATCACCATCGACCCGACGCTGAAGCTGTACCTGTTCGGCACGCCGGGCCAGGACCGGTTCGGCTTCATGTGGGACGACCTGGTCGAGGGCGCCCTCGGCGGTCTGGTGATCGTCGACACCCGCCGCCTGGACGACTGCTACGCGGCGGTGGACTACTTCGAGCACAAGGAGCTCCCGTTCGCGGTCGCCGTCAACGCGTTCGACGGGGAGGTCGGGCACGATCTGGACGAGGTGCGGTGGGCACTGGACATCTCGGAGCACGTACCGCTGATCGTCTTCGACGCCCGAAGAACCGGCTCGGTACGGGACGCGCTGCTGGTGGTACTCGACATCGCCCTGTCCCGCGCCCAGGAGGCGGCGGCAACCTAA
- a CDS encoding DUF742 domain-containing protein: MAVGGPEPHDAAEAVGNSPEHSPEPVGRAPAIRPFLLTAGRVSGGGTALPIPIETQVVSTSAGLSVLHTLTFEHRDIIAACRQPQSAAELAAQLRLHLNVVRVLAEDLCAAGHLAIHRPNARAAQDLSVLRRVIDGLRAVPDARGTLRDSG, from the coding sequence ATGGCCGTCGGTGGACCAGAACCACACGATGCGGCGGAAGCCGTCGGCAACTCACCGGAGCATTCCCCGGAGCCGGTCGGCCGCGCCCCCGCCATCCGTCCGTTCCTGCTGACCGCCGGCCGGGTGTCGGGAGGTGGCACCGCGCTGCCCATCCCCATCGAGACCCAGGTCGTGTCGACGTCGGCCGGGCTGTCCGTCCTCCACACGCTCACCTTCGAACACCGCGACATCATCGCCGCCTGCCGACAGCCTCAGTCCGCGGCGGAACTCGCCGCCCAGCTGCGGTTGCACCTCAACGTGGTCCGTGTGCTGGCCGAGGACCTGTGTGCCGCCGGGCATCTGGCGATCCACAGGCCGAACGCCAGAGCGGCCCAGGATCTCTCCGTACTGCGAAGGGTTATCGATGGTCTCCGCGCCGTCCCCGATGCACGGGGCACACTCCGTGACTCCGGTTGA
- a CDS encoding roadblock/LC7 domain-containing protein, translating to MTTSTGDSSSEQAIPTDLRTAAADFTWLLDRFASDTAGVVDAIAVSSDGLLIAASRLRDHADSERLAAIVSGMTSLAAGASGNYGLGGLNKVIIDLEGGHVLVSAIGGGAVLGVVTSKEAKLGNIAYEMTLFANRAGAALTPQLVLELKKSVGATPAG from the coding sequence GTGACCACGTCGACAGGTGACAGCAGTTCCGAACAGGCGATACCCACCGATCTGCGAACCGCCGCGGCCGATTTCACCTGGCTCCTCGACCGGTTCGCCTCGGACACGGCCGGCGTCGTCGACGCCATCGCGGTGTCGTCCGACGGCCTGCTGATCGCAGCCTCCCGACTACGCGACCATGCCGACTCCGAGCGCCTCGCCGCGATCGTGTCCGGTATGACGAGCCTCGCCGCTGGCGCCTCCGGCAACTACGGCCTGGGCGGGCTCAACAAGGTCATCATCGATCTGGAGGGCGGCCATGTGCTGGTGTCGGCCATCGGCGGCGGCGCGGTCCTCGGCGTGGTGACCTCGAAGGAGGCGAAGCTGGGCAACATCGCCTATGAGATGACCCTCTTCGCCAACCGGGCCGGGGCCGCGCTCACCCCCCAACTGGTGCTGGAGCTGAAGAAGAGCGTCGGTGCCACGCCGGCCGGCTGA
- a CDS encoding ATP-binding protein, producing MSAKTVDPPPLSASPERGEHDLAPAPPGPAQATPPLRRRAGAVLDRWPFRRKLNVLVSAPILVVGLLLGAGVVDQVGRARDAGRIADLVRDSEQVARLINDVQAEHRQALVLSVRYESARPGAALPSPTDYRQAQQDTDARVAAVRSAFGSDLPAEEKQALEYISGLTVLRDKLGRGYVPAANIDPAYASAVDYLIDGIGLDRFSGTSSSSVTTLLDTLLRADSAHAAYESAVFSAQTRDANALTEYSRAVGAHALYDHQSDRFGRIATPDQVLSLSGIERSAEQSGIESQFAALQIDPSSLQNQTPQQLRKEIAAGAQQAETRLGITRSLIRQIAARADAVSASALREALVLLGLALLGFAVWLGFSILVRRSVVRPLAALTGAAQQVVDVAGEELARVADDEAADSTPLRPRAIPVPVRDEIGELAEAFNQVQVTAAALLERQVLSRRNVAEMFGNVGRRVSNLTSRQLLLIDAAEREETDPELLEQLYRIDHIAVRLQRNADSLMLLAGIRETGVEARPTPLADVIRAGLGRIEGFQRVSLRAEADVTIAPDIIGDLTLMLAELLENAVAFSPSHTPVEVAVRPGTDVTSDGGALIEVIDHGLGMSAERLAEENARLVRRERLDLVPTRVLGLFVVGSIARRWGIRVMLSRTPGGGVTGTVWIPSALLLTMSSVDPVPPRATGPTGAVAAFPTRSAAAPEQEAVALVRTSRTTPPAAEPLTDATQAHEDAAPAHTAHKDARSAHTAHEDATGDEQGRPGSVGTGTGHPGPDEHRNREPRPARPALATEAQPTDPSPQVLPRRVPARTRTRTDGVTTTDRVSTTDRVAPTDGVAIAEEPTTDASRPLRRRVRGATLARTAPPADRGNPAVRPPVDADAVRAELEDFEAAVRRAEQDSALSGTESAPSAHQETQKESGSDHVDR from the coding sequence GTGTCCGCGAAGACAGTGGACCCTCCCCCGCTCTCGGCTTCGCCCGAGCGGGGGGAACACGACCTCGCACCCGCCCCGCCGGGGCCCGCGCAGGCGACGCCGCCGTTGCGCCGGAGAGCGGGAGCCGTGCTCGACCGATGGCCGTTCCGGCGGAAACTCAACGTCCTGGTGAGCGCGCCCATCCTGGTCGTCGGCCTGCTGCTCGGCGCCGGTGTCGTCGACCAGGTGGGACGGGCCCGGGACGCCGGCCGGATCGCCGACCTGGTGCGCGACAGCGAGCAGGTCGCGAGGCTGATCAACGACGTACAGGCCGAACACCGGCAGGCGCTCGTGCTGTCGGTGCGGTACGAGTCGGCCCGCCCCGGAGCCGCCCTGCCGTCGCCCACCGACTACCGCCAGGCGCAACAGGACACCGACGCACGGGTCGCCGCCGTGCGTTCCGCGTTCGGGTCGGACCTGCCGGCCGAGGAGAAGCAGGCCCTCGAGTACATCAGCGGTCTCACCGTCCTGCGCGACAAGCTCGGACGGGGCTACGTTCCCGCCGCCAACATCGATCCCGCGTACGCCTCCGCGGTCGACTATCTGATCGACGGCATCGGCCTCGACCGTTTCTCCGGCACCTCGTCGTCGTCGGTCACCACGCTGCTCGACACGCTGTTGCGCGCCGACTCCGCCCACGCCGCCTATGAGAGCGCGGTGTTCTCCGCGCAGACCCGTGACGCCAACGCTCTCACCGAGTACTCCCGCGCGGTCGGCGCCCACGCGCTCTACGACCACCAGTCCGACCGGTTCGGCCGGATCGCCACACCGGACCAGGTCCTGAGCCTCAGCGGCATCGAGCGCAGTGCCGAGCAGAGCGGTATCGAGTCCCAGTTCGCGGCGCTCCAGATCGATCCGAGTTCCCTTCAGAACCAGACACCGCAGCAACTGCGCAAGGAGATCGCCGCCGGGGCTCAGCAGGCCGAAACCCGCCTCGGCATCACCCGGTCGCTGATCCGTCAGATCGCCGCCCGGGCCGACGCCGTCTCCGCGAGTGCCCTGCGGGAGGCTCTCGTGCTGCTCGGCCTGGCCCTGCTCGGCTTCGCCGTCTGGCTGGGCTTCTCCATCCTGGTCCGGCGCTCGGTCGTACGCCCGCTGGCGGCACTCACCGGCGCCGCCCAGCAGGTCGTCGACGTGGCGGGGGAGGAACTCGCGCGCGTCGCGGACGACGAGGCCGCCGACAGCACTCCGCTGCGTCCGCGGGCGATCCCGGTCCCGGTCCGTGACGAGATCGGCGAGTTGGCCGAGGCGTTCAATCAGGTGCAGGTCACCGCGGCCGCGCTGCTGGAGCGGCAGGTGCTGAGCCGCCGCAACGTCGCCGAGATGTTCGGCAACGTCGGCCGAAGGGTCAGCAACCTGACATCACGTCAGCTCTTGCTGATCGATGCCGCCGAACGCGAGGAGACCGACCCCGAGCTCCTCGAACAGCTCTACCGCATCGACCACATCGCCGTACGCCTCCAGCGCAACGCCGACAGCCTGATGCTGCTCGCCGGCATCCGGGAGACCGGCGTCGAGGCCCGGCCGACCCCTCTGGCCGACGTCATACGCGCGGGGCTCGGCCGGATCGAGGGATTCCAGCGGGTGTCGCTGCGGGCCGAGGCGGACGTCACCATCGCCCCCGACATCATCGGCGACCTCACCCTGATGCTCGCCGAACTGCTGGAGAACGCGGTCGCCTTCTCCCCGTCCCATACGCCCGTCGAGGTGGCCGTCCGCCCCGGCACCGACGTCACTTCGGACGGCGGGGCGCTGATCGAGGTCATCGACCACGGCCTCGGGATGAGCGCGGAACGCCTCGCCGAGGAGAACGCCCGCCTCGTCCGCCGGGAACGGCTCGACCTCGTACCGACCAGGGTGCTCGGGCTCTTCGTCGTCGGCAGCATCGCCCGGCGCTGGGGCATACGGGTGATGCTGAGCCGCACGCCGGGCGGCGGGGTCACCGGCACCGTGTGGATCCCCTCCGCGCTCCTGTTGACCATGAGCTCGGTGGACCCGGTCCCGCCCCGGGCCACGGGCCCGACCGGAGCCGTGGCGGCCTTCCCGACGAGGTCCGCAGCAGCGCCCGAGCAGGAGGCCGTCGCACTCGTGAGGACATCCAGGACAACGCCGCCCGCGGCGGAGCCATTGACCGACGCGACGCAAGCGCACGAGGACGCGGCGCCGGCGCACACGGCGCACAAGGACGCGAGGTCGGCGCACACGGCTCACGAGGACGCGACGGGCGACGAGCAAGGCCGCCCGGGAAGCGTCGGCACCGGAACCGGGCACCCGGGCCCGGACGAACACCGGAACCGGGAGCCCCGGCCCGCCCGGCCGGCCCTCGCCACCGAAGCCCAGCCGACAGATCCGTCGCCGCAGGTCCTCCCCCGACGCGTCCCCGCCCGCACCCGCACCCGCACGGACGGGGTCACCACCACGGACAGGGTCTCCACCACGGACAGGGTCGCCCCCACAGACGGGGTCGCCATCGCCGAGGAGCCCACGACGGATGCTTCCCGACCGCTGCGGAGGCGGGTACGCGGAGCGACCCTCGCCAGGACCGCCCCACCGGCCGACCGGGGGAACCCGGCCGTACGGCCCCCCGTCGACGCCGACGCGGTCCGCGCGGAACTCGAGGACTTCGAGGCCGCCGTACGCAGGGCGGAGCAGGACAGCGCCCTGAGCGGGACGGAGTCGGCACCATCAGCGCACCAGGAAACCCAGAAGGAGTCGGGCAGTGACCACGTCGACAGGTGA
- a CDS encoding substrate-binding domain-containing protein has product MHATRQATASAAALLALATAVVGCDSGSTTAAATAGSAKPGCPAVLAHAKSAVKKAEDVDAPWDGPTTGPRAVPGKTIVFVAQTLANPGVTGVAQGVEEAAKVIGWKVRVINGQGTSAGIKAAFDEAVALEPAGIVIGGFDPKSTAQQVRQANAAGIPLIGWHAVGAPGPSEDPELFSNITTRVEDVAKISADWIIARSNGRAGVVLFTDASIPFAKRKSELIKEELATCSDVRLLSYEDIPIPQANSRTVEAVSSLLSRFGSEWTHSAAINDLYFEHAATALRAGGRQGAGAPFNIGAGDGDPSAFRRINGREYQAATVPEPLSEQSWQIIDEFNRAFSGRADSGYVAPVHIATASNSGGALSWDSEGYRQAYREIWGK; this is encoded by the coding sequence GTGCACGCCACCCGCCAGGCGACCGCGTCGGCCGCCGCGTTGCTGGCCCTGGCCACCGCCGTCGTCGGCTGCGACAGCGGTTCGACCACCGCCGCAGCCACCGCCGGCTCCGCCAAGCCCGGCTGCCCCGCTGTCCTCGCCCATGCCAAGTCGGCGGTGAAGAAGGCCGAAGACGTCGACGCACCGTGGGACGGTCCCACCACCGGCCCCCGGGCGGTTCCCGGCAAGACGATCGTCTTCGTCGCCCAGACCCTGGCCAACCCCGGTGTCACCGGCGTCGCCCAGGGTGTGGAGGAGGCCGCCAAGGTCATCGGCTGGAAGGTCCGCGTCATCAACGGCCAGGGCACGTCCGCCGGCATCAAGGCCGCCTTCGACGAGGCCGTGGCCCTGGAGCCCGCCGGCATAGTCATCGGCGGTTTCGACCCCAAATCCACTGCCCAGCAGGTCCGTCAGGCCAACGCCGCGGGTATCCCGCTGATCGGCTGGCACGCCGTCGGTGCCCCTGGCCCCAGCGAGGACCCGGAGCTCTTCAGCAACATCACGACCAGGGTCGAGGACGTCGCGAAGATCAGCGCCGACTGGATCATCGCCCGGTCCAACGGTCGCGCGGGCGTCGTCCTGTTCACCGATGCGTCGATACCTTTCGCCAAGCGCAAGTCCGAACTGATCAAGGAGGAGCTCGCCACCTGTTCCGACGTCAGGCTGTTGAGCTACGAGGACATCCCCATCCCCCAGGCCAACAGCCGCACCGTTGAGGCGGTCTCTTCCCTTCTCTCCCGTTTCGGCAGCGAGTGGACCCACTCCGCCGCCATCAACGACCTCTACTTCGAGCACGCCGCCACCGCTCTGCGCGCCGGCGGCCGGCAGGGCGCCGGGGCCCCGTTCAACATCGGCGCCGGCGACGGCGACCCGTCGGCTTTCCGGCGCATCAACGGCAGGGAGTACCAGGCCGCCACCGTGCCCGAGCCCCTCTCCGAACAGAGCTGGCAGATCATCGACGAGTTCAACCGCGCTTTCTCCGGCAGAGCCGACAGCGGATACGTCGCCCCTGTCCACATCGCCACCGCCTCCAACAGCGGCGGCGCACTGTCCTGGGACTCCGAGGGCTATCGCCAGGCGTACCGCGAGATCTGGGGCAAGTAG
- a CDS encoding DUF4190 domain-containing protein → MAVASMVLGILWIYWIGSILALVFGYVARKQIRERDESGGGMATAGIVLGWVGVGVLTLLVVSAFISYMST, encoded by the coding sequence TTGGCCGTCGCGTCCATGGTGTTGGGCATCCTGTGGATCTACTGGATCGGCAGCATCCTCGCGCTGGTCTTCGGCTACGTGGCCCGCAAACAGATCAGGGAACGCGACGAGAGCGGTGGGGGCATGGCCACCGCCGGAATCGTGCTCGGCTGGGTGGGCGTCGGTGTGTTGACGCTCCTGGTGGTCAGCGCCTTCATCTCATACATGTCGACCTGA
- a CDS encoding ABC transporter ATP-binding protein — protein sequence MNTASPPAVVAEGLAFGYASGGGLTRADLTLDAGTTAAVEGPSGSGKSTLLALLGLILSPAAGSLHITGKDTGALAAADRDLLRRRSIGIVLQDLGLLPFLNAWENVAAAFGPRLARHRREARALLGDLGMEDLADSRVTELSGGQRQRIAVARAAVKQPVLILADEPTSGLDPRTANSVMDALRSCAERGAAVLLVTHDAAVAGTCDQRHVLDGGVLSAVPRQNAREESLGNSREESLGNSREEGLEDAREESLG from the coding sequence ATGAACACCGCCTCCCCACCCGCCGTCGTAGCCGAAGGCCTGGCCTTCGGTTACGCGTCCGGCGGTGGTCTGACCCGTGCGGATCTCACTCTCGACGCGGGAACGACGGCTGCCGTCGAAGGGCCGTCCGGTTCCGGCAAGAGCACCCTGCTCGCCCTGCTCGGACTGATCCTGTCGCCGGCCGCGGGCTCCTTGCACATCACCGGCAAGGACACCGGGGCGCTGGCCGCGGCCGACCGGGATCTGCTGCGGCGGCGGTCGATCGGCATCGTTCTGCAGGATCTCGGGCTGCTGCCCTTCCTCAACGCGTGGGAGAACGTGGCCGCCGCCTTCGGCCCCCGGCTCGCCCGGCACCGTAGGGAGGCCCGGGCGCTGCTCGGTGACCTCGGTATGGAGGACTTGGCCGACTCCCGGGTCACCGAACTCTCGGGTGGGCAGCGGCAACGTATCGCCGTGGCACGGGCGGCCGTGAAGCAGCCGGTGCTCATCCTGGCCGACGAGCCGACCTCGGGCCTCGACCCCAGGACGGCGAACTCGGTGATGGACGCGTTGCGTTCGTGCGCGGAGCGGGGCGCGGCCGTGCTGCTCGTCACGCATGACGCGGCCGTCGCCGGGACCTGTGACCAGCGGCATGTGCTCGACGGGGGAGTGCTGTCCGCCGTTCCCCGGCAGAACGCCCGTGAGGAGAGCCTCGGGAACAGCCGTGAGGAGAGCCTCGGGAACAGCCGTGAGGAGGGCCTTGAGGATGCCCGTGAGGAGAGCCTCGGATGA
- a CDS encoding ABC transporter permease codes for MSRWSLYTWTRDGRSLRRALPTLTVLAALLTTSAGVAAGAAGAVERDVLGSGGLTQIELSSFEGDASVRPLTTSALRDAGQVSGVRQVVADYPSVLYAEEDGTYDLAAHTLTPGDDLPAVKGKVPAASEGLGRDQVVLPATAQGTDFAPLLGRTVAFGYTKATGVASGTTQIIKLKVIALYDPSWQADGPDVAYVSEDTAALLAAARAGQTPETFRAREGARSAVVLVGHQKQVAAVTESLQRDGFSASPVSDRVRNLPGLFGLADLAMRVGVLVLAVGAVALGVVRAADSTRARVGQFAVLRILGSGRPELRRILLGEAMLSGGAAGVLGVVVGTCASVGLAGPLSDLLGLPIARTDALPGPAWVAAALLMPAVGLAAGTLLGSREVLRRDPYLTARAHS; via the coding sequence ATGAGTCGTTGGAGTCTGTACACGTGGACGCGTGACGGGCGTTCGCTGCGCAGGGCCTTGCCGACGCTCACGGTTCTGGCCGCGTTGCTGACCACGTCCGCGGGGGTGGCGGCCGGGGCCGCCGGTGCCGTCGAGCGGGACGTACTGGGGTCGGGCGGCCTCACCCAGATCGAACTCTCCTCGTTCGAGGGTGACGCGTCGGTCCGCCCGCTCACCACCTCGGCTCTGCGGGACGCCGGGCAGGTATCCGGTGTACGGCAGGTCGTCGCCGACTACCCGTCCGTGCTGTATGCCGAGGAGGACGGGACGTATGACTTGGCCGCCCACACGCTGACGCCGGGGGACGATCTGCCCGCCGTGAAGGGGAAGGTTCCGGCGGCTTCCGAAGGGCTCGGTCGGGACCAGGTGGTGCTGCCGGCCACCGCGCAGGGGACCGACTTCGCGCCGCTCCTCGGCCGTACCGTGGCCTTCGGGTACACGAAGGCCACGGGTGTGGCGTCCGGCACCACCCAGATCATCAAGCTGAAGGTCATCGCCCTCTACGACCCCTCCTGGCAGGCCGACGGGCCCGACGTGGCCTATGTGTCCGAGGACACGGCCGCGCTGCTGGCCGCGGCACGGGCCGGGCAGACGCCGGAGACCTTCCGGGCGAGGGAGGGTGCGCGGTCCGCCGTCGTGCTGGTCGGGCATCAGAAGCAGGTGGCCGCCGTCACCGAGTCGCTTCAGAGGGACGGGTTCTCGGCGTCTCCGGTGTCCGATCGCGTACGTAACCTGCCCGGTCTCTTCGGGTTGGCGGATCTCGCGATGCGGGTCGGGGTGCTGGTTCTGGCGGTGGGTGCCGTCGCGCTCGGGGTGGTTCGGGCGGCGGACAGTACGCGGGCGAGGGTCGGGCAGTTCGCCGTTCTGCGGATCCTCGGGTCCGGGCGGCCCGAGCTGCGGCGGATCCTGCTCGGTGAGGCCATGCTCTCCGGCGGGGCGGCCGGTGTACTGGGTGTGGTCGTCGGTACGTGTGCGTCCGTGGGGTTGGCCGGTCCGCTCAGCGATCTGCTCGGACTGCCCATCGCCCGCACGGACGCCCTGCCCGGACCGGCCTGGGTGGCCGCGGCGCTGTTGATGCCCGCCGTCGGTCTGGCCGCCGGCACCCTCCTCGGCAGCCGCGAGGTCCTCCGCCGGGACCCCTACCTCACGGCACGGGCCCACAGTTGA
- a CDS encoding beta-alanine-activating enzyme beta-propeller domain-containing protein produces the protein MAQALENSDPRQVGPYRIVGRLGAGGMGRVYLGLSPGGRAVAVKTIRPELTYDPEFRQRFAREAAAARAVSGAFTAAVVDADPYGDPPWLATVHVAGISLDDTIARHGPLPESSVLALGAGLSEALQAIHTAGLVHRDLKPSNVLLAPDGPKVIDFGIAISAGSSSLTRSGVVVGTPAYMSPEQLTGGRAGTAADVFALGGVLVFAATGEGAFGSGPSLGVGFRVVHDEPNLSGVPAGLRPLLGRCLDKVPARRPTVAELLAEFARRILPAPEAEYSTDTVTLALHGGAWLPESVASSVRRAGETAGPGGAGEAGGIGGTLVPEPVTRTAPTGGRVDPRVPADPRHSDADAGVGVGVGAGVDAPVPGPASGPVSPAGPPTWIDGRSQPRPERIEGTNGPEQPQPASDPLSPARAGDRAAPAPTRRRVLAVLAGAGGVAAVGVGTYLLGRGENDPDKGSDNGTLKDPGGVPSPGDLRWRRGTGGPVAPALLAVGGLVYAGSKDGSMYALDAETGKPRWQFGTGNGVYTCPAVAGGLAYFGSADYHLYAVEVKTGEQRWQFSAGGEVNSSPVVAGGVVYAGSDDARLYAVDARSGDRKWTFAAEGRIRSSPVVAWNKVYVGSEDSRLYAVDAATGERRWAFKTDGDVKSSPAVADRVVYVGSYDGNLYAVNCDTGELLWSFATRGGVGSSPAVSGGVVYVGSDDGNLYAVDALTGKQKWKFTVGAIVYSSPAVLGDAVYVGSKNGNLYAVRTDTGKRLWTYRTGADIRSSPTATDATVYVGNDSGTVFAVNR, from the coding sequence ATGGCACAGGCGTTGGAGAACAGCGACCCTCGGCAGGTGGGGCCGTACCGGATCGTGGGCCGCCTCGGCGCGGGCGGGATGGGGCGGGTCTACCTCGGGCTGTCGCCGGGCGGCCGCGCGGTCGCGGTCAAGACCATCCGGCCCGAACTGACTTACGACCCCGAGTTCCGGCAGCGGTTCGCCCGGGAGGCGGCGGCCGCCAGGGCCGTCAGCGGGGCGTTCACGGCCGCGGTCGTCGACGCGGATCCGTACGGGGACCCGCCGTGGCTGGCCACCGTCCATGTCGCGGGCATCTCGCTCGACGACACCATCGCGCGCCACGGACCGCTGCCCGAGTCCTCGGTGCTCGCCCTGGGGGCCGGCCTGAGCGAGGCGCTCCAGGCCATTCACACCGCGGGCCTCGTCCACCGTGATCTGAAGCCCTCCAATGTGCTGCTGGCCCCGGACGGGCCCAAGGTGATCGACTTCGGGATCGCGATCAGCGCCGGATCGAGCTCGCTCACCCGCAGCGGAGTCGTCGTCGGCACGCCCGCGTACATGTCGCCCGAGCAGCTGACGGGTGGCCGGGCCGGTACGGCCGCCGATGTGTTCGCCCTCGGTGGAGTACTCGTCTTCGCCGCCACCGGCGAGGGCGCCTTCGGGTCCGGTCCGTCCCTCGGCGTCGGCTTTCGCGTGGTCCATGACGAGCCGAACCTGTCCGGCGTCCCCGCGGGTCTGCGTCCCCTGCTCGGCCGTTGTCTCGACAAGGTTCCGGCCCGTCGGCCCACCGTCGCGGAACTGCTCGCCGAGTTCGCCCGCCGTATCCTCCCGGCGCCCGAAGCGGAGTACAGCACGGACACCGTCACCCTCGCCCTCCACGGCGGAGCCTGGCTCCCCGAGTCCGTCGCCTCTTCGGTGCGGCGTGCGGGGGAGACAGCCGGGCCCGGCGGGGCCGGTGAGGCCGGTGGGATCGGCGGGACGCTGGTGCCGGAACCCGTTACGCGGACCGCGCCGACCGGGGGCCGGGTGGACCCCCGCGTTCCTGCGGACCCCCGCCACTCCGATGCCGATGCCGGTGTCGGTGTCGGCGTCGGTGCCGGTGTCGACGCTCCCGTTCCCGGTCCCGCTTCCGGTCCCGTATCCCCAGCCGGCCCGCCCACCTGGATCGACGGGCGGTCACAGCCGCGCCCCGAGCGCATCGAGGGCACCAACGGCCCCGAGCAACCCCAGCCGGCCTCCGATCCGCTCAGCCCGGCCCGCGCGGGAGACCGTGCCGCCCCCGCCCCGACCCGCCGCCGCGTGCTGGCCGTGCTCGCCGGAGCCGGCGGCGTCGCCGCCGTCGGTGTGGGCACGTACCTGCTGGGGCGCGGCGAGAACGACCCCGACAAGGGTTCGGACAACGGCACCCTGAAGGACCCCGGAGGCGTGCCGAGCCCGGGAGACCTGAGATGGCGGCGCGGTACCGGCGGCCCCGTGGCGCCCGCCCTCCTCGCCGTGGGCGGGCTGGTGTACGCCGGCAGCAAGGACGGGAGCATGTACGCCCTGGACGCCGAGACCGGCAAGCCGCGCTGGCAGTTCGGCACGGGCAACGGCGTCTACACCTGTCCCGCCGTGGCCGGTGGTCTGGCCTATTTCGGCAGCGCCGACTACCACCTCTACGCCGTCGAGGTGAAGACCGGCGAGCAGCGCTGGCAGTTCAGCGCCGGCGGCGAGGTCAACTCCTCACCCGTGGTCGCCGGGGGAGTGGTCTACGCGGGCAGTGACGACGCGCGGCTGTACGCCGTGGATGCCCGCTCGGGTGACCGGAAGTGGACGTTCGCCGCCGAGGGCCGGATCCGTTCGTCCCCGGTCGTCGCCTGGAACAAGGTCTACGTCGGCAGCGAGGACTCCCGGCTCTACGCCGTCGACGCGGCGACCGGCGAACGCCGCTGGGCCTTCAAGACCGACGGCGACGTGAAGTCCTCACCGGCGGTCGCCGACCGCGTCGTCTACGTGGGCAGCTACGACGGCAACCTCTACGCCGTCAACTGCGACACCGGCGAGCTCCTCTGGAGCTTCGCCACCCGGGGCGGAGTCGGCTCCTCGCCGGCCGTGTCCGGCGGAGTCGTCTACGTCGGCAGCGACGACGGCAACCTGTACGCCGTCGACGCCCTCACCGGGAAGCAGAAGTGGAAGTTCACCGTCGGCGCCATCGTCTACTCCTCACCGGCCGTCCTCGGCGACGCCGTGTACGTCGGCAGCAAGAACGGCAACCTCTACGCCGTACGAACGGACACCGGTAAGCGCCTGTGGACGTACCGCACCGGCGCGGACATCCGCTCTTCCCCCACGGCGACCGACGCCACGGTCTACGTCGGCAACGACAGCGGCACGGTCTTCGCGGTCAACCGCTGA